The following proteins come from a genomic window of Acipenser ruthenus chromosome 44, fAciRut3.2 maternal haplotype, whole genome shotgun sequence:
- the LOC131709655 gene encoding proteasome activator complex subunit 1-like has product MTTFEIRPEAKKQVEDFCERRNKEAESLLAVTFPRRIAELDDFLKEGVLNVQDLASLQGELDIPIPDPAKEELKKEKKKKKQEEKGEKEEKKKDKDEEDEGPPCGPISSNPHIQSLLLRLKPQIQSVKEAVSSVSLWVQFQIPQIEDGNNFGVAVQEKVFELMTATRTKIEGFQTQISKYFSERGDAVAKASKQPHVGDYRQLVHELDQNQYSEIRFMVLEIRNIYAVLYDIICKNFNKIKKPKGDSKALIY; this is encoded by the exons ATGACTACTTTTGAAATACGACCCGAAGCGAAAAAGCAG GTCGAGGATTTCTGCGAGCGACGGAATAAAGAG GCTGAATCCCTGCTGGCTGTCACCTTCCCCAGGAGAATTGCAGAGCTCGATGACTTCttaaag GAGGGGGTGCTGAATGTGCAGGACCTGGCCTCTCTCCAGGGGGAGCTGGACATTCCCATCCCTGACCCGGCCAAAGAGGAGctgaagaaggagaagaagaagaagaagcaggaAGAG aaaGGAGAGAAGGAGGAAAAGAAGAAAGATAAAGATGAGGAAGACGAAG gcccTCCCTGTGGCCCCATCTCCTCGAACCCGCACATCCAGTCCCTGCTTCTCCGACTGAAGCCGCAGATCCAGTCTGTGAAGGAGGCTGTCAGCTCAGTCAGTCTCTGGGTTCAGTTTCAGATCCCCCAAATCGAGGATGGGAACAACTTTGGGGTGGCAGTgcag GAGAAAGTGTTTGAACTGATGACTGCAACGCGGACCAAGATCGAAGGATTCCAGACTCAGATCTCAAA GTATTTCTCAGAGAGGGGAGATGCAGTGGCCAAGGCCTCCAAGCAGCCACATGTG GGAGACTACAGGCAGCTGGTTCATGAACTGGATCAGAACCAGTACAGTGAGATCCGGTTCATGGTTCTGGAGATCCGGAACATCTAC GCCGTCCTGTACGACATCATCTGCAAGAACTTCAACAAGATCAAGAAACCCAAAGGGGACTCCAAGGCTTTGATCTACTGA